Proteins co-encoded in one Victivallis lenta genomic window:
- a CDS encoding YagK/YfjJ domain-containing protein produces the protein MRNERITYEDQYLGHPIMTDKARQLGCKESILQKIDQLMTDMSNRHSKVYFMRYDVRFPQGYGHPNDNELFSQFQESFIKNRKRAGYDPAYIAVRECSREKHQHYHVALMLDGHKTQSIHDHIQTAERLWEKTLNLSPKHDDAGRATSYGLIDDCMRNRQGQPQENGVMLRKDDPEYERKYDQCFRRCSYLAKVNQKDSSPKHQRELFSSRIQH, from the coding sequence ATGAGAAACGAAAGAATCACCTACGAAGACCAGTACCTGGGACATCCCATCATGACCGATAAAGCCAGACAGCTTGGCTGTAAGGAATCGATATTGCAGAAGATCGATCAACTGATGACCGACATGAGCAACCGTCACAGCAAAGTCTACTTCATGCGATATGATGTCCGATTCCCCCAAGGCTACGGGCATCCGAATGACAACGAACTCTTCAGCCAGTTTCAGGAGAGCTTCATCAAGAACCGTAAGAGAGCAGGTTACGACCCGGCGTATATCGCAGTCCGGGAATGTTCCAGAGAGAAACATCAACATTATCACGTTGCTTTGATGCTGGACGGACACAAGACCCAAAGCATCCACGACCATATTCAGACAGCGGAACGGTTGTGGGAGAAGACGCTGAACCTGTCTCCGAAGCATGATGACGCAGGACGGGCAACCAGCTACGGACTGATTGACGATTGTATGAGGAACCGGCAAGGTCAGCCGCAGGAGAACGGCGTCATGCTCCGCAAGGATGATCCCGAATATGAACGCAAATACGACCAGTGTTTCCGACGTTGCAGCTACCTCGCCAAGGTCAACCAGAAGGACTCCTCACCCAAGCACCAGCGGGAACTATTCTCATCCCGTATTCAACATTAA
- a CDS encoding DUF3791 domain-containing protein: protein MSKSALEFAIFCIEAVAQRLHLPGNRVYDMLAKQSDILNTYLIPSFDVLHTQSKQYIVDDILSLMRERGVLP from the coding sequence ATGAGTAAGTCCGCTCTTGAATTTGCTATTTTCTGTATTGAGGCAGTTGCACAGAGACTGCACTTACCCGGCAACCGAGTGTACGATATGCTTGCGAAACAATCCGATATTCTGAATACCTATCTGATTCCTTCATTTGATGTGCTTCATACGCAAAGCAAGCAGTATATAGTCGATGACATTCTGTCATTGATGCGGGAACGCGGGGTGTTGCCGTGA
- a CDS encoding DUF3990 domain-containing protein, with the protein MEVYHGSFIEIRKPDISFSRQTLDFGKGFYITPLREQAVRWALRWQRRGKKAVVNTYVFDDSSDALGKLRVKDFPEYDSSLLRFIMENRSGQASESYDIIRGGVANDKVFNTLELFFDGLISEEEALGRLKFEKPNHQICICRQDLMDRLLVFQSSEEVSDGSQ; encoded by the coding sequence ATCGAAGTGTATCATGGTTCTTTTATTGAAATCCGCAAGCCGGATATCTCGTTTTCGCGGCAAACCCTTGACTTCGGAAAAGGCTTTTATATCACTCCGCTTCGGGAACAGGCGGTCAGATGGGCGTTGCGTTGGCAACGACGTGGCAAGAAAGCCGTCGTCAACACATATGTTTTCGATGACAGTTCCGATGCGTTGGGGAAACTTCGGGTAAAGGATTTCCCGGAATACGATTCTTCCTTGCTGCGTTTCATTATGGAGAACCGGAGCGGGCAAGCATCGGAATCTTACGACATTATTCGTGGTGGAGTGGCTAATGATAAGGTATTCAACACGCTGGAACTGTTTTTCGATGGTTTGATTTCCGAAGAGGAGGCATTGGGGCGACTGAAATTTGAAAAGCCGAATCACCAGATTTGTATCTGCCGTCAGGATTTGATGGATCGGCTTCTGGTATTCCAATCATCCGAAGAGGTGTCTGATGGAAGCCAATAG
- a CDS encoding DUF3791 domain-containing protein: MEANSVLLQKKYARIVVLFAEQMQLTLDEALEFFYRSETYQELRDGIADLHCRSDQYIVDELKLEFQSAK; the protein is encoded by the coding sequence ATGGAAGCCAATAGCGTTCTATTGCAGAAGAAATATGCCCGGATTGTTGTGTTGTTCGCAGAACAGATGCAGCTTACCCTTGATGAGGCGCTGGAGTTTTTCTATCGTTCAGAAACCTATCAGGAACTGCGCGATGGAATTGCCGATCTGCACTGTCGAAGCGATCAGTATATTGTAGATGAACTGAAACTCGAATTTCAGTCTGCAAAATAA
- a CDS encoding ATP-binding protein yields MIERFILKDLIAWKSSSYRKPLILRGVRQCGKTWILQEFGRQHFENTAYFNFERQNRLGEVFSGELDPKRILLELGVLAHQKIEPGKTLVIFDEIQACPRALTSLKYFCEETPEYHIAAAGSLLGIALAATDGFPVGKVNFLELTPCCFAEYLQTVDSSLFEYTNSLISPEPIPGIFEERLAKHLNEYLTIGGMPAVLESYLSNHDLSQAENILEDILKTYELDFSKHAPVRDIPKLFLLWKSIPQQLARENARFIYGEVKNGARAKDLEDALRWLESASLIHRITRIEKPEIPLSAYEDRKSFKLYLADVGLLRKLAEIPAASILVNPDIFREYRGRLAENFVLQQLVTMRFSPIHYWTSGNLAEVDFVIQDSVDVVPIEVKSGLNVKAKSLKSYREKYRPKQALRFSMQNLKLDDGLLNVPLYLLHRFHDFLHVEAWNNKNGEM; encoded by the coding sequence ATGATTGAGCGATTCATTCTGAAAGATTTAATTGCTTGGAAAAGCTCTTCTTATCGAAAACCATTGATTCTGCGAGGAGTACGGCAATGTGGAAAGACTTGGATTCTTCAAGAATTCGGCAGGCAACATTTTGAAAACACTGCCTATTTCAATTTCGAGCGGCAGAATCGTTTAGGAGAAGTCTTTTCTGGTGAGCTTGATCCTAAGCGAATTCTGCTTGAGCTCGGTGTGCTGGCGCACCAGAAAATAGAGCCCGGCAAGACGTTGGTCATTTTCGATGAGATTCAAGCATGTCCCCGGGCGTTGACCTCACTCAAATATTTTTGTGAGGAGACTCCGGAATACCACATCGCTGCCGCAGGCTCCCTGCTGGGAATCGCACTTGCAGCAACGGATGGTTTCCCTGTGGGTAAGGTAAATTTTCTGGAGTTGACGCCATGCTGCTTTGCAGAATATTTGCAGACAGTGGATTCATCGTTGTTTGAATATACCAATTCACTTATTTCGCCCGAACCGATTCCAGGAATATTCGAAGAGCGTCTGGCAAAACATTTGAACGAATATCTGACCATCGGCGGCATGCCTGCCGTGCTTGAATCCTACCTGTCGAATCATGATCTTTCGCAAGCGGAGAATATTCTGGAAGATATTTTGAAAACGTATGAGCTGGACTTTTCCAAACATGCTCCGGTCAGAGATATTCCAAAACTCTTCTTGTTGTGGAAATCGATTCCGCAGCAGCTGGCGCGTGAAAACGCCCGGTTCATTTACGGAGAGGTGAAAAATGGAGCACGTGCAAAAGACTTGGAAGATGCGTTGCGCTGGCTGGAGAGTGCCAGCTTGATTCACAGGATTACCCGGATCGAGAAACCGGAGATACCATTAAGTGCTTACGAGGATCGTAAAAGCTTCAAACTCTATCTTGCTGATGTAGGATTGCTCCGGAAATTGGCGGAGATACCGGCGGCTTCCATTCTGGTGAATCCGGATATTTTCCGTGAATACCGGGGGCGGTTGGCAGAAAACTTTGTACTTCAGCAACTCGTTACCATGAGATTTTCTCCCATTCATTACTGGACCAGCGGGAATCTGGCAGAAGTGGATTTCGTGATACAGGATTCTGTCGATGTAGTGCCGATTGAAGTGAAATCAGGATTGAACGTCAAAGCCAAGAGCCTTAAAAGCTATCGTGAAAAGTACCGTCCCAAGCAGGCTCTCCGCTTTTCCATGCAGAACCTGAAATTGGATGACGGCCTGCTGAATGTCCCGTTATATCTGCTCCATCGATTTCATG